One segment of Sulfobacillus thermosulfidooxidans DSM 9293 DNA contains the following:
- the glyS gene encoding glycine--tRNA ligase subunit beta, translated as MIDYDISPDMRQVLVEVGVEEIPSQYLRDLVTNFGNLIVEELEAQRIVVRNVKALATPRRLVVMAQARKEQDPLRERIRGPLLASAYKDNMPTPALLGFCRRVGVSPGEVETMTEGDKVYVCVDIDQPIRPLEDLLAPAVEKAFSRIPLPRSMRWGSDDYRFIRPVRWCSLWIDDTFVPVTIAGVIGEPKTYGNRTDHPGALAIHSIASYEQALARGLVMLDADRRKQVIENEANDLADSVRGHIDRDEDLLEEVTELVEWPTPFLGHFDEAFLEVPAPIVVTSMRVHQRYFPVWSEQGTLLPYFVGVRNGIGNDLDSVRHGNEKVLRARLSDALYFYRADLHHPLSEHRPQLDRVIFHAKLGTYGDKIQRVHALFEATRDRWPLNNTQQEHFKTVIELYKADLLTQVVQEFPELQGIMGEIYARHEGLADDVATAIGEQYHPGFQGDHIPQSPMGQILVLLDRLDTVLEGAAHGLKPTGSEDPFGLRRAALAIGRILAESAIWQYPAYELFALAGQVLAVDKTAVDESYDLVMARLEHYLDEVHHIPEQRAHAILSVSLPWYTYQARLDFLTKIIHDPNWETVALAFKRIDRVIKDAHVPEMMPEWELPIEQTVWEATQNVLNHGGSMDEWWIAIQALSNAVDALFNAVLINDPDPAVRMRRASLLAYAREAYNRFFDLRQISV; from the coding sequence ATGATTGATTACGACATTTCTCCAGATATGCGCCAGGTTTTAGTGGAAGTGGGAGTTGAAGAAATTCCCAGCCAATATTTGCGAGACCTTGTCACCAATTTTGGTAACCTAATTGTCGAAGAATTAGAAGCACAGCGGATTGTTGTACGCAATGTGAAGGCTCTGGCGACGCCAAGGCGCTTAGTTGTCATGGCCCAGGCACGCAAAGAACAAGATCCTTTACGTGAAAGAATTCGCGGACCTCTTTTAGCTAGCGCCTATAAGGACAATATGCCTACACCAGCCTTGTTAGGATTTTGCCGGCGAGTGGGTGTGTCGCCTGGTGAGGTTGAAACGATGACAGAGGGCGATAAAGTCTATGTCTGTGTGGACATTGACCAACCTATTCGGCCATTGGAAGACTTGTTGGCCCCAGCTGTTGAAAAAGCTTTTTCCCGGATTCCTTTGCCGCGTAGTATGCGCTGGGGAAGTGATGACTACCGCTTTATCCGTCCGGTTAGATGGTGTAGTTTATGGATAGATGACACCTTTGTGCCCGTCACCATTGCGGGCGTGATAGGGGAACCGAAAACCTATGGAAACCGCACCGACCATCCCGGGGCGTTGGCGATTCACAGTATTGCCTCCTATGAACAAGCCCTGGCACGGGGCCTCGTCATGTTAGATGCCGACCGGCGTAAACAAGTGATTGAAAATGAAGCCAATGACCTCGCTGACAGTGTCAGGGGACACATTGATCGGGATGAAGACCTGCTGGAAGAGGTGACGGAGCTTGTGGAATGGCCCACACCCTTTCTTGGCCACTTTGATGAAGCCTTTCTAGAGGTTCCTGCGCCGATCGTGGTGACATCGATGCGTGTTCATCAACGGTATTTCCCCGTTTGGAGCGAACAGGGTACGTTGTTGCCTTATTTTGTTGGGGTTCGCAATGGAATTGGCAATGACTTGGATTCGGTACGCCACGGAAACGAAAAAGTCTTACGGGCCCGTCTTTCCGATGCCTTATATTTTTACCGGGCGGATCTTCATCATCCTTTGAGTGAGCACCGTCCCCAACTGGATCGGGTCATCTTCCATGCCAAATTGGGAACTTACGGTGATAAGATCCAAAGAGTCCACGCCCTATTTGAAGCCACCCGGGATCGATGGCCTTTGAATAACACACAACAAGAACATTTTAAGACGGTCATCGAGTTATATAAGGCCGATTTGTTAACACAAGTCGTGCAAGAATTTCCTGAGCTGCAAGGCATTATGGGGGAAATTTATGCCCGTCATGAAGGTTTAGCGGACGATGTCGCCACCGCCATTGGGGAACAATATCACCCGGGTTTTCAAGGAGACCATATTCCTCAGTCGCCTATGGGTCAAATCCTTGTCTTGTTAGATCGCCTGGATACGGTTTTGGAGGGCGCGGCCCATGGATTAAAACCGACGGGTTCGGAAGATCCTTTTGGCTTACGCCGGGCGGCCTTGGCTATTGGGCGAATTTTAGCGGAATCTGCCATTTGGCAATATCCGGCCTATGAGTTATTTGCTTTGGCAGGGCAAGTATTAGCGGTGGACAAGACGGCCGTGGATGAATCATATGACTTGGTCATGGCGCGATTAGAACATTATTTAGATGAGGTTCATCATATCCCCGAACAGAGGGCTCACGCGATTTTATCGGTATCTTTGCCCTGGTATACCTACCAGGCCAGATTAGATTTCCTGACCAAAATTATTCACGATCCCAATTGGGAGACCGTGGCTTTGGCTTTTAAGCGTATTGACCGGGTCATTAAAGATGCCCATGTGCCTGAAATGATGCCTGAATGGGAATTGCCCATTGAACAAACAGTATGGGAGGCGACCCAAAATGTGTTAAATCATGGCGGGTCTATGGATGAATGGTGGATTGCCATTCAAGCCTTGTCTAATGCTGTGGACGCCTTGTTTAATGCCGTGTTGATCAATGATCCAGATCCTGCCGTAAGGATGCGTCGGGCATCACTGTTGGCGTACGCCCGGGAAGCTTATAATCGATTCTTCGACCTGAGGCAAATTTCGGTTTAG